Proteins encoded in a region of the Brevundimonas vesicularis genome:
- the plsY gene encoding glycerol-3-phosphate 1-O-acyltransferase PlsY gives MQDLVAPALGTLALVALGGYLLGSTPFGVVITRAAGAGDVRNIGSGNIGATNVLRTGRKDLALATLLLDAGKGAVALLIARHLFGSELAGAIAGGAAFLGHLFPVWLGFKGGKGVATFYGLLLAAAWPLGLMAGAVWLLCAFLFRYSSLAALISSATAPLLALLPLAVVGLPVSLPILALTVFAAVLIWVRHHQNIARLLKGEEPRIGAKKA, from the coding sequence GTGCAGGATCTAGTGGCCCCGGCTCTCGGGACCTTGGCGCTGGTGGCGCTGGGCGGCTATCTGCTCGGCTCGACTCCGTTCGGCGTGGTGATCACACGTGCAGCCGGCGCCGGCGACGTGCGCAACATAGGCTCGGGCAATATCGGCGCGACCAATGTCCTTCGCACCGGGCGCAAGGATTTGGCCCTGGCCACCCTGCTGCTGGACGCCGGCAAGGGCGCGGTCGCCCTGCTGATCGCCCGTCATCTGTTCGGCAGCGAGCTGGCCGGCGCCATCGCCGGCGGCGCGGCCTTCCTGGGACACCTGTTTCCCGTCTGGCTGGGCTTCAAGGGCGGCAAGGGCGTCGCCACCTTTTATGGCCTGTTGCTGGCTGCCGCCTGGCCGCTGGGCCTGATGGCGGGGGCGGTCTGGCTGCTCTGCGCCTTCCTGTTCCGCTATTCATCGCTGGCGGCGCTCATCTCATCGGCGACCGCGCCTCTGCTGGCGCTTCTGCCGCTCGCCGTCGTCGGCTTGCCGGTCAGCCTGCCCATCCTCGCCCTGACCGTGTTCGCCGCCGTCCTGATCTGGGTTCGACATCACCAGAACATCGCCCGGCTGCTGAAGGGCGAGGAACCGCGCATCGGGGCCAAGAAGGCGTGA
- the pyrC gene encoding dihydroorotase, translating into MTTVAIINARLLDPATDYDGPGGLLIQDGSISRVIHGPTPDLAADQIIDADGLCLAPGLIDIRVKTGEPGAEPKETLKSASLAAAAGGVTTIVVQPDTDPAVDDPAMIDFIQRRGAALNLVNVRAAGAATKALDGQRMAEIGLMDEAGALYFTDGDKVIVNSRTLQRVMSYAAAFNALIACRPADPWLTEGAVAASGELATRLGLSGSPAIAERIGLERDLALVEQTGARFLVDQISTEGALDTLARARAKGLEVAVSVSINHLCFNEVDIGDYRTFYRLDPPLRSEADRQALIEAVREGLIDVITSAHAPAPAEDKRRPFAEAAPGAIGLETLLPAALTLHHEDGLDLLDVLRPLTHGPAALLGLDAGVLAEGAPADVILFDAGAPVIIDADALHSKSKNSPFDGRRLQGKLIGTWVGGRKVF; encoded by the coding sequence ATGACCACCGTCGCCATCATCAACGCCCGCCTGCTGGACCCCGCTACGGACTACGACGGCCCCGGCGGCCTGCTGATCCAGGACGGTTCCATCAGCCGCGTGATCCACGGCCCGACGCCGGACCTGGCGGCGGATCAGATCATCGACGCCGACGGCCTGTGCCTCGCGCCCGGCCTGATCGACATCCGGGTCAAGACCGGCGAACCCGGCGCCGAGCCCAAAGAGACGCTGAAGTCCGCCAGCCTGGCCGCCGCCGCTGGGGGCGTGACCACCATCGTGGTTCAGCCCGACACCGACCCCGCCGTCGACGACCCGGCGATGATCGACTTCATCCAGCGTCGCGGCGCGGCCCTGAACCTCGTCAATGTCCGCGCCGCCGGCGCCGCAACCAAGGCCTTGGACGGCCAGCGCATGGCCGAAATCGGCCTGATGGACGAGGCCGGCGCCCTGTATTTCACCGACGGCGACAAGGTCATCGTCAACAGCCGCACCCTGCAACGGGTGATGAGCTACGCCGCAGCCTTCAACGCCCTGATCGCCTGCCGACCGGCCGACCCCTGGCTGACGGAAGGCGCGGTCGCCGCCTCCGGCGAACTGGCCACGCGCCTGGGCCTGTCCGGCAGCCCCGCCATCGCCGAGCGGATCGGGCTGGAGCGCGACCTGGCCCTGGTCGAACAGACCGGCGCGCGGTTCCTGGTGGATCAGATTTCGACCGAGGGCGCCCTGGACACCCTGGCCCGCGCCCGCGCCAAGGGGCTGGAGGTCGCCGTCAGCGTCTCGATCAACCACCTGTGCTTCAACGAGGTGGACATCGGCGATTACCGCACCTTCTACCGGCTGGACCCGCCGCTGCGCTCGGAGGCCGACCGCCAGGCCCTGATCGAAGCCGTGCGCGAAGGCCTGATCGACGTCATCACCTCCGCCCACGCCCCCGCCCCAGCCGAGGACAAGCGCCGGCCCTTCGCCGAGGCCGCGCCCGGCGCCATCGGCTTAGAGACCCTGCTGCCCGCCGCCCTGACCCTGCACCACGAAGACGGCCTGGACCTGCTCGACGTGCTGCGTCCGCTGACCCATGGGCCCGCCGCCCTGCTCGGCCTCGACGCGGGCGTCCTGGCCGAGGGCGCACCCGCCGACGTCATCCTGTTCGACGCCGGCGCGCCCGTCATCATCGACGCGGACGCCCTTCACTCCAAATCCAAGAACTCACCCTTCGACGGCCGCCGGCTTCAGGGCAAGCTGATCGGAACCTGGGTGGGCGGTCGCAAGGTCTTCTAA
- the ruvX gene encoding Holliday junction resolvase RuvX encodes MPVLDLLDLPAACPPDTPWMGLDLGEKTIGVAVSDSTRLIASPLELIRKSKFTQEAEHLFKLMAHRKVSALVIGLPANMDGTEGPRAQSCRAFARNLERLRPVNIAFWDERLSTSAVERFLIEDLDLNRKRRAQVVDRTAAAWILQGALDRVRDQATWV; translated from the coding sequence GTGCCCGTCCTCGACCTCCTCGACCTGCCCGCCGCCTGCCCGCCCGACACGCCGTGGATGGGGCTGGATCTGGGCGAGAAGACCATCGGCGTCGCCGTGTCGGATTCCACGCGCCTGATCGCCTCGCCGCTAGAGCTGATCCGCAAGTCCAAGTTCACGCAGGAAGCCGAACACCTGTTCAAGCTGATGGCGCATCGCAAGGTTTCGGCCCTGGTCATCGGCCTGCCCGCCAACATGGACGGCACCGAAGGTCCGCGCGCCCAGTCGTGCCGCGCCTTCGCCCGCAATCTGGAGCGGCTGCGGCCCGTCAACATCGCCTTCTGGGACGAGCGCCTGTCCACCAGCGCGGTCGAGCGCTTCCTGATCGAGGATCTGGACCTGAACCGCAAACGCCGCGCCCAGGTCGTGGACCGCACCGCCGCCGCCTGGATTCTGCAAGGGGCGCTGGATCGGGTTCGGGACCAGGCGACCTGGGTTTGA
- a CDS encoding aspartate carbamoyltransferase catalytic subunit: protein MTQPAQVTDQTIRDRLVPFPKLHFLAASDLDPYVTPQLLDLGDAFVDFNRQSSKALDLLHGRTVVNLFFENSTRTSSSFEIAAKRLGADVVTMPVAASSVKKGETLIDTAVTLNAMKPDILVIRHSASGAAELLSQKVGCAVVNAGDGRHEHPTQALLDLLSMRRAFGDVTSLTVAICGDITHSRVARSNVALLQMMGARVRLIGPPTLVPGDADRWGCEVFHDMREGLKGCDVVMMLRLQLERMAGALVPSTREYFRFWGLDREKLAWANPGARVMHPGPMNRGVEIDSDVADDLDVSLIQDQVEMGVAARMAVLASLSARWGDAR from the coding sequence ATGACCCAGCCCGCTCAAGTCACCGATCAGACCATCCGCGACCGGCTGGTTCCGTTCCCCAAACTGCACTTCCTGGCCGCATCGGACCTCGATCCGTATGTGACGCCGCAGTTGCTGGACCTGGGCGACGCCTTCGTCGACTTCAATCGCCAGTCGTCCAAGGCCCTGGACCTGCTGCACGGGCGCACGGTCGTGAACCTGTTCTTCGAGAACTCGACCCGCACCTCCTCCTCCTTCGAAATCGCCGCCAAGCGGCTGGGCGCGGACGTCGTCACCATGCCGGTCGCCGCCTCCTCGGTGAAGAAGGGCGAAACCCTGATCGACACGGCGGTCACGCTGAACGCCATGAAGCCCGACATTCTGGTCATCCGCCACTCGGCCTCGGGCGCGGCGGAGCTGCTGAGCCAGAAGGTCGGCTGCGCCGTGGTCAACGCCGGCGACGGCCGCCACGAACACCCGACCCAGGCCCTGCTGGACCTGCTGTCCATGCGCCGCGCCTTCGGCGATGTGACCAGCCTGACCGTCGCCATCTGCGGCGACATCACCCACAGCCGCGTGGCCCGCTCCAATGTCGCCCTGCTACAGATGATGGGCGCGCGCGTCCGCCTGATCGGCCCGCCGACCCTGGTGCCCGGCGACGCGGACCGCTGGGGCTGCGAGGTCTTCCATGACATGCGCGAGGGTCTGAAAGGCTGCGACGTAGTCATGATGCTGCGGCTTCAACTGGAGCGGATGGCCGGCGCCCTGGTCCCCTCGACCCGCGAATATTTCCGCTTCTGGGGCCTGGATCGCGAGAAGCTGGCCTGGGCCAATCCCGGCGCCCGGGTCATGCACCCCGGGCCCATGAACCGCGGCGTCGAGATCGATTCCGACGTGGCCGACGACCTGGACGTCTCGCTGATCCAGGATCAGGTCGAGATGGGCGTCGCCGCCCGCATGGCCGTGCTGGCCTCACTCTCCGCCCGTTGGGGAGACGCCCGATGA
- a CDS encoding glycerophosphodiester phosphodiesterase family protein — MTRISAAAATLLLLSTTGCVGAPPMAPAPSSGPAMAAYFDCVRDGGVAISAHRAVSALDQPENSIAAIEATGRAIPNAILELDAVLTKDRQLVLMHDDTMDRTTTGRGRVADLTLAQVKQARLKASDGALTRAAPPTLGEALDAAGRVGAIASIDLKPADGETTVDLARAVIDQVRQSRAGNRVILITYNDADARAVAAMAPEMMISAGLSGVEDLSGLNPAQILAWTGTREERPALWRALREAGVEVQFGTLGAEGVRRDDRYASDGDVSEYRDLVRQGVTVIATDTPLAVKSVLGAEVAKAATCARPR, encoded by the coding sequence ATGACCCGTATTTCCGCCGCCGCCGCGACCCTGCTGCTGCTTTCGACGACAGGTTGCGTGGGTGCGCCGCCGATGGCGCCTGCGCCGTCATCGGGGCCGGCGATGGCGGCCTATTTCGACTGCGTGCGGGACGGCGGCGTGGCGATCTCGGCGCACCGGGCGGTTTCGGCGCTGGACCAGCCCGAGAATTCCATCGCCGCCATCGAGGCGACAGGCCGAGCGATCCCCAATGCGATCCTGGAACTGGACGCTGTCCTGACCAAGGACCGGCAATTGGTTCTGATGCACGATGACACCATGGACCGGACGACCACGGGGCGCGGGCGGGTCGCGGACCTGACGCTGGCCCAGGTGAAACAGGCGCGGCTGAAGGCGTCGGACGGCGCCCTGACGCGCGCCGCGCCGCCGACGCTGGGCGAGGCGCTCGACGCCGCCGGACGCGTGGGGGCCATCGCCAGCATCGACCTGAAACCCGCGGACGGCGAGACCACGGTCGATCTGGCGCGAGCGGTGATCGATCAGGTGCGTCAGTCGCGGGCCGGAAACCGGGTGATCCTGATCACCTATAACGACGCCGACGCGCGGGCGGTGGCGGCCATGGCGCCGGAGATGATGATCTCAGCCGGGCTAAGCGGTGTGGAGGATCTGAGCGGGCTGAACCCGGCGCAGATCCTGGCCTGGACCGGCACGCGCGAGGAGCGTCCTGCGCTTTGGCGCGCCCTGCGCGAGGCCGGCGTCGAGGTTCAGTTCGGCACACTGGGCGCCGAGGGCGTGCGCCGTGACGACCGCTACGCCTCCGACGGGGACGTATCGGAATACCGCGATCTGGTGCGCCAAGGCGTCACCGTGATCGCCACCGATACGCCGCTGGCCGTCAAATCGGTGCTGGGCGCCGAGGTGGCCAAGGCCGCGACGTGCGCGCGGCCGCGCTGA
- the dprA gene encoding DNA-processing protein DprA, which translates to MSLDPAERFARLRLARTDRIGPVAFAQLIGRYGSALSALDALPNLVRKSGSASVPPPVETVEREIAAGDAIGARLLVLGDPDYPEMLAALDPPPPILWTRGRVDLLNQPSVAIVGARIASAGGQRIARGLAQQLGQAGHVVVSGMARGIDAAAHGGALATGTVAVLGGGVNDIYPSEHADLYARLTDQGCVVSESPVGARAQARDFPRRNRIISGLSRGVVVVEAEVRSGSLITARLAAEQGRDVFAVPGSPLDPRARGPNELLRQGAILCEGIEDIDRAFNTLRTLREPPADPMRFDGDIDDAFLDRVAVLLSPTPTPRDEIARALNAPVSQVAAALLELSLTGRADLLPGGLASL; encoded by the coding sequence GTGAGCCTGGACCCGGCCGAACGCTTCGCCCGGCTGCGGCTCGCTCGCACCGACCGCATCGGCCCCGTCGCCTTCGCTCAACTGATCGGCCGCTACGGCTCGGCCCTCAGTGCGCTGGACGCGTTGCCCAATCTGGTGCGCAAGTCCGGCTCCGCCTCCGTTCCGCCCCCCGTAGAGACGGTCGAACGCGAGATCGCCGCCGGCGACGCCATCGGCGCCCGCCTGCTGGTGCTGGGCGATCCCGACTATCCCGAGATGCTCGCCGCGCTGGACCCGCCGCCGCCGATCCTGTGGACGCGGGGTCGCGTCGATCTGCTGAACCAGCCCTCGGTCGCCATCGTCGGCGCCCGCATCGCCTCGGCGGGCGGTCAGCGGATCGCACGCGGTCTGGCGCAGCAACTCGGTCAGGCCGGTCATGTCGTCGTCTCAGGCATGGCGCGCGGCATCGACGCCGCCGCCCACGGAGGCGCCTTGGCGACCGGGACTGTCGCGGTCCTGGGCGGCGGGGTGAACGACATCTATCCGTCCGAACACGCCGACCTCTACGCCCGTCTGACGGACCAGGGCTGCGTCGTCTCCGAAAGCCCAGTCGGCGCCCGCGCCCAGGCACGCGACTTCCCGCGCCGCAACCGCATCATCTCCGGCCTGTCGCGCGGGGTGGTGGTCGTTGAAGCCGAGGTCCGGTCCGGTTCCCTGATCACCGCCCGTCTCGCCGCCGAACAGGGCCGCGATGTCTTCGCCGTGCCCGGATCGCCGCTGGATCCCCGCGCGCGCGGGCCCAACGAACTGCTGCGCCAGGGCGCCATCCTGTGCGAGGGGATCGAAGACATCGACCGCGCCTTCAACACCCTGCGCACCCTGCGCGAGCCACCCGCCGATCCGATGCGATTCGACGGCGACATCGACGACGCCTTCCTCGACCGCGTCGCCGTCCTGCTGTCGCCGACACCCACCCCACGCGACGAGATCGCCCGCGCCCTCAACGCTCCGGTGTCCCAGGTCGCCGCCGCCCTGCTGGAGCTCAGCCTGACCGGCCGCGCCGACCTGCTGCCCGGCGGTCTCGCTTCGCTCTAG
- the gatC gene encoding Asp-tRNA(Asn)/Glu-tRNA(Gln) amidotransferase subunit GatC — protein MAIDAATVRKVAHLARIKTPEDRLEPLAQELNGILAWIEQLDQVDVEGVEPMTSNVAQPLRLRDDVVTDGAKVDAVLSNAPKSADGFFVVPKVVE, from the coding sequence ATGGCCATCGACGCTGCGACGGTGCGCAAGGTCGCGCATCTCGCCCGCATCAAGACCCCTGAGGACCGGCTGGAGCCGCTGGCGCAGGAGCTGAACGGCATCCTGGCCTGGATCGAGCAGTTGGATCAGGTGGATGTCGAAGGCGTGGAGCCGATGACCTCGAACGTCGCCCAGCCGCTGCGCCTGCGCGACGACGTCGTCACCGACGGCGCCAAGGTCGATGCGGTCTTGTCGAATGCGCCCAAGTCGGCGGACGGCTTCTTCGTCGTGCCCAAGGTGGTCGAATAG
- the topA gene encoding type I DNA topoisomerase translates to MNLVIVESPAKAKTINKYLGSDYEVLASYGHVRDLPSKDGSVLPDDDFSMHWEADAKGAKRLSEIAEAAKRADRVILATDPDREGEAISWHVLEVLNKKKALKETEVQRVTFNAITKSAVLDAMANPRQIDMELVEAYLARRALDYLVGFTLSPVLWRKLPGARSAGRVQSVALRIVVDREMEIEKFKAQEYWSIEADLNADSPPFTARLVKHAGKRIQRLDIKDEATASAARAAIAAGDFTINAVEKKPVRRNPAPPFTTSTLQQEAARKLGFSAQRTMQAAQKLYEGVDETGGLITYMRTDGVQTTPEGIAQAREVINQAFGPAFVPQEPRYYKTKAKNAQEAHEAIRPTNIARHPDSLRLESDLQRLYELIWKRMVASQMEAARMDRTTVDIETADGQTGLRATGQVVTFDGFLAVYEEGRDEKQKGAEDDESDDTSRLPALKEGAKAKVDAIRTDQHFTEPPPRYSEATLVKKLEELGIGRPSTYASTLSTLRDREYVRVDKNRFYPEDKGRLVTAFLEQFFKKWVEYDFTAALETQLDEVSAGQLDWKVLLRNFWQDFHAATQAAGELRTTAILDALNESLGAHIFPDKGDGTDPRECPLCHQGQLSLKTSRFGAFIGCDRYPECKYTRPVASPSAEDGSAESGDRELGVDPETGQPVQLKIGRFGPYVEITPPEGDKPKRSSLPKGWSPASLTLDQALRLLALPREVGVHPEDGKMITAGLGRYGPFVLHAGTYANVSDIDEVFEVGLNRAVALLAEKRAGRPGRGAATAPLKDLGAHPETGEPIHVMAGRFGPYVKSGKINATLPKGTAPEDLTLEDALPLLAAKAGAAPKKKAPAKKAAAPKKAAAKKPAAKKAPAKKAKAKAED, encoded by the coding sequence ATGAACCTCGTCATCGTCGAGAGCCCCGCAAAGGCCAAGACCATCAATAAGTATCTGGGCTCGGACTACGAGGTCCTGGCCTCGTACGGCCACGTCCGCGATTTGCCGTCCAAGGACGGCTCGGTCCTGCCAGACGACGACTTCTCCATGCACTGGGAAGCCGACGCCAAGGGCGCCAAACGCCTGTCCGAAATCGCCGAGGCCGCCAAGCGCGCCGATCGCGTCATCCTGGCGACCGACCCCGACCGCGAAGGGGAAGCCATCAGCTGGCACGTGCTGGAGGTGCTGAACAAGAAGAAGGCGCTGAAGGAAACAGAGGTCCAGCGCGTCACCTTCAACGCCATCACCAAGTCCGCCGTGCTCGACGCCATGGCCAATCCGCGTCAGATCGACATGGAGCTGGTCGAGGCCTATCTGGCCCGCCGCGCGCTGGACTACCTCGTCGGTTTCACCCTCTCGCCGGTCCTGTGGCGCAAGCTGCCGGGCGCCCGCTCGGCCGGCCGCGTCCAGTCGGTGGCGCTGCGCATCGTCGTCGATCGCGAGATGGAGATCGAAAAGTTCAAGGCTCAGGAATACTGGTCCATCGAAGCCGACCTGAACGCCGACAGCCCGCCCTTCACCGCTCGCCTGGTCAAGCACGCCGGCAAGCGCATTCAGCGTCTGGACATCAAGGACGAGGCGACGGCTTCCGCCGCCCGCGCGGCCATCGCCGCCGGCGACTTCACCATCAATGCGGTGGAGAAGAAGCCCGTCCGCCGCAATCCGGCCCCGCCCTTCACCACCTCGACCCTGCAGCAGGAGGCGGCGCGCAAGCTCGGCTTCTCGGCCCAGCGTACCATGCAGGCGGCGCAGAAACTGTACGAGGGGGTCGACGAGACCGGCGGCCTGATCACCTATATGCGGACCGACGGCGTTCAGACCACGCCCGAGGGCATCGCCCAGGCGCGCGAGGTCATCAACCAGGCGTTCGGCCCGGCCTTCGTCCCGCAAGAACCGCGCTATTACAAGACCAAGGCCAAGAATGCTCAGGAAGCGCACGAAGCGATCCGGCCGACCAACATCGCGCGCCATCCCGACAGCCTGCGCCTCGAATCCGATCTTCAGCGCCTTTATGAGCTGATCTGGAAGCGGATGGTCGCCTCGCAGATGGAGGCGGCCCGGATGGACCGCACCACCGTCGACATCGAGACCGCCGACGGCCAGACGGGTCTGCGCGCCACCGGCCAGGTCGTCACCTTCGACGGCTTCCTCGCCGTCTATGAGGAAGGCCGCGACGAAAAGCAGAAGGGCGCCGAAGACGACGAGAGCGACGACACCAGCCGCCTGCCCGCCCTGAAGGAAGGCGCCAAGGCCAAGGTCGACGCCATCCGCACCGATCAGCATTTCACCGAACCGCCCCCGCGCTATTCGGAAGCCACCCTGGTCAAGAAGCTGGAAGAGCTGGGCATCGGTCGCCCCTCGACCTACGCCTCGACCCTGTCGACCCTGCGCGACCGCGAATATGTCCGCGTCGACAAGAACCGCTTCTATCCCGAGGATAAGGGACGGCTGGTCACGGCCTTCCTGGAGCAGTTCTTCAAGAAGTGGGTCGAATACGACTTCACCGCCGCGCTGGAGACCCAGCTCGACGAGGTTTCGGCCGGTCAGTTGGACTGGAAGGTGCTGCTGCGCAACTTCTGGCAGGACTTCCACGCCGCGACGCAAGCCGCCGGCGAACTGCGCACCACCGCCATTTTGGACGCCCTGAACGAAAGCCTCGGCGCCCACATCTTCCCGGACAAGGGCGACGGGACCGATCCGCGCGAGTGCCCCCTGTGCCACCAGGGCCAGCTCAGCCTGAAGACCAGCCGCTTCGGCGCCTTCATCGGCTGCGACCGCTATCCGGAGTGCAAATACACCCGCCCCGTCGCCAGCCCGTCGGCTGAGGACGGCTCGGCCGAGAGCGGCGACCGCGAACTGGGCGTCGATCCGGAAACGGGCCAGCCGGTCCAACTGAAGATCGGCCGTTTCGGCCCCTATGTCGAAATCACCCCGCCCGAGGGCGACAAGCCCAAACGCTCGTCCCTGCCCAAAGGCTGGTCGCCGGCCTCCCTGACGCTGGACCAGGCCTTGCGCCTTCTGGCCTTGCCGCGCGAGGTCGGGGTCCACCCCGAGGACGGCAAGATGATCACGGCGGGCCTGGGTCGTTACGGACCCTTCGTCCTGCACGCCGGGACCTACGCCAATGTCTCGGACATCGACGAGGTGTTCGAGGTCGGCCTGAACCGCGCCGTCGCCCTGCTGGCCGAGAAGCGCGCCGGTCGTCCCGGTCGCGGCGCGGCCACAGCCCCGCTGAAGGACCTGGGCGCGCACCCGGAAACGGGCGAGCCGATCCACGTCATGGCCGGTCGCTTCGGGCCCTACGTCAAATCCGGCAAGATCAACGCCACCCTGCCGAAGGGCACGGCGCCCGAAGACCTGACCCTGGAAGACGCCCTGCCTCTTCTGGCCGCCAAGGCCGGCGCCGCGCCCAAGAAGAAGGCGCCCGCCAAGAAGGCCGCCGCCCCGAAAAAGGCCGCCGCCAAGAAACCTGC
- a CDS encoding AEC family transporter, with protein sequence MTALIAGVLPVFLMIALGYGLRKSGFLPDEAWRPIEKLSINIFYPSFLIPAIWHADLAGGGATVAGAAAVGATLIVAAATLTAKPLITLDGPAYTSVFQGVIRWNSFVFVPVIQSVYGSEGTALAAVAIAFIIPVTNIACVAVLAKWGSLRREPSVVGLIKSMLANPILLACLIGLALNLLRVPLIPGLSEAMDLLGAAALPLGLIVAGAGLSFAEVKRRRTTIAAVSLVKLGVMPPLMWFIAWALGGDSLAQGIALICGAAPGSAASYILARQMGGDAPLIAGVIALTTVGSAVVIPILLALFHFT encoded by the coding sequence TTGACGGCCCTGATCGCCGGCGTCCTGCCGGTCTTTCTGATGATCGCCCTGGGCTACGGCCTCAGAAAGTCCGGCTTCCTGCCCGACGAGGCCTGGCGCCCGATCGAGAAGCTGTCGATCAACATCTTCTATCCCAGCTTCCTGATCCCCGCGATCTGGCACGCCGACCTCGCCGGCGGCGGCGCGACGGTGGCGGGGGCTGCGGCGGTGGGCGCGACCCTGATCGTGGCGGCCGCGACCCTGACGGCCAAGCCCCTGATCACACTGGACGGCCCGGCCTACACCAGCGTCTTCCAGGGCGTGATCCGCTGGAACAGCTTCGTCTTCGTGCCGGTGATCCAGTCGGTCTATGGCTCGGAAGGCACGGCGCTGGCCGCGGTCGCCATCGCCTTCATCATTCCCGTCACCAACATCGCCTGCGTCGCCGTGCTGGCGAAATGGGGTTCACTGCGCCGCGAGCCGTCGGTCGTCGGCCTGATCAAGTCGATGCTGGCCAATCCGATCCTGCTGGCCTGTCTGATCGGCCTGGCGCTGAACCTGCTACGCGTGCCGCTGATCCCGGGCCTGTCGGAGGCGATGGACCTGCTGGGCGCCGCCGCCCTGCCGTTGGGCCTGATCGTCGCCGGGGCGGGTCTGTCCTTCGCCGAGGTCAAACGCCGCCGCACCACCATCGCCGCTGTCAGCCTGGTCAAACTCGGGGTCATGCCGCCGCTGATGTGGTTCATCGCCTGGGCGCTGGGCGGCGACAGCCTGGCGCAGGGCATCGCCTTGATCTGCGGCGCCGCGCCCGGCTCGGCCGCCTCCTACATCCTGGCGCGCCAGATGGGCGGCGACGCCCCCCTGATCGCCGGCGTCATCGCCCTGACGACCGTGGGCAGCGCCGTGGTCATTCCCATCCTGCTGGCCCTGTTCCACTTCACCTGA
- the gatA gene encoding Asp-tRNA(Asn)/Glu-tRNA(Gln) amidotransferase subunit GatA codes for MSDLTKLTLKGAVDGLKAKDFTSAEITQAFLTTIEAANPTLNAYVEVTADKAMDMARASDARIAAGQGGALEGAPLGIKDLFCTEGVQTTAGSNMLRGFTPPYESTVTANLWRDGAVMLGKLNMDEFAMGSSNETSAFGPVKNPWKSTGSNAELTPGGSSGGSASAVAADLCLAATASDTGGSIRQPAAFTGTVGIKPTYGRASRFGMVAFASSLDQAGPITKTVEDAALLLQSMCSFDAKDSTSLDIATPDWTQSVGKSVKGLRIGVPREYVVDGMPAEIQALWDQGVAWLKDAGCEIVEISLPHTKYALPTYYIVAPAEASSNLARYDGMRFGHRAEDFKSLDDLYATSRAEGFGKEVQRRLTIGAYVLSAGFYDAYYVKALKVRRRIAEDFDNVWGQVDAILTPSTPSAAFALGDKQIDPLTMYLNDVFTVTTNLAGLPGISVPAGVDAGGLPLGLQVIGKALDEATVFQVGAALERAAGFTAKPGKWW; via the coding sequence ATGAGCGACCTGACCAAACTGACCCTGAAGGGCGCCGTCGACGGGCTGAAGGCCAAGGACTTCACCTCGGCCGAAATCACCCAAGCCTTCCTGACCACCATCGAGGCCGCGAACCCGACGCTGAACGCCTATGTCGAGGTGACGGCGGACAAGGCCATGGACATGGCGCGCGCGTCCGACGCCCGCATCGCCGCCGGCCAGGGCGGGGCGCTGGAAGGCGCGCCGTTGGGGATCAAGGACCTGTTCTGTACCGAGGGCGTGCAGACGACGGCCGGCTCCAACATGCTGCGTGGCTTCACGCCGCCCTATGAATCGACCGTCACCGCCAATCTGTGGCGCGACGGGGCGGTCATGCTGGGCAAGCTGAACATGGACGAGTTCGCCATGGGCTCGTCCAACGAGACCTCAGCCTTTGGCCCGGTCAAGAACCCGTGGAAGTCGACCGGCTCGAACGCCGAGCTGACGCCGGGCGGTTCGTCGGGTGGTTCCGCCTCGGCCGTGGCGGCGGACCTGTGCCTGGCTGCGACCGCATCGGACACCGGCGGTTCGATCCGCCAGCCGGCCGCCTTCACCGGCACGGTCGGGATCAAGCCCACCTATGGCCGAGCCAGCCGCTTCGGCATGGTGGCCTTCGCCTCGTCGCTGGACCAGGCCGGGCCGATCACCAAGACGGTGGAGGACGCGGCCCTGCTGCTGCAATCCATGTGCTCGTTCGACGCCAAGGATTCGACCAGCCTGGACATCGCCACGCCCGACTGGACCCAGTCGGTCGGCAAGTCGGTCAAGGGTCTGCGCATCGGCGTGCCGCGCGAATATGTCGTGGACGGGATGCCGGCCGAGATCCAGGCCCTGTGGGACCAAGGCGTGGCCTGGCTGAAGGACGCCGGCTGCGAGATCGTCGAGATCAGCCTGCCGCACACCAAATACGCCCTGCCGACCTACTATATCGTGGCGCCGGCCGAGGCGTCGTCGAACCTGGCTCGCTATGACGGGATGCGGTTCGGGCACCGGGCGGAGGACTTCAAGTCGCTGGACGACCTGTATGCGACCTCGCGCGCGGAAGGGTTCGGCAAGGAGGTCCAGCGTCGCTTGACCATCGGCGCCTATGTGCTGTCGGCCGGCTTCTACGACGCCTACTACGTCAAGGCGCTGAAGGTGCGTCGCCGCATCGCCGAGGACTTCGATAATGTCTGGGGCCAGGTGGACGCCATCCTGACGCCGTCGACGCCGTCGGCTGCGTTCGCGCTGGGCGACAAGCAGATCGACCCGCTGACCATGTATCTGAACGACGTCTTCACGGTGACGACCAATCTGGCCGGCCTGCCGGGCATCTCGGTGCCGGCGGGCGTGGACGCCGGCGGCCTGCCGCTGGGTCTGCAGGTCATCGGCAAGGCGCTGGACGAGGCGACGGTCTTCCAGGTCGGCGCCGCGCTGGAACGGGCGGCGGGCTTCACGGCCAAGCCGGGCAAGTGGTGGTGA